One part of the Bacteroidota bacterium genome encodes these proteins:
- the pruA gene encoding L-glutamate gamma-semialdehyde dehydrogenase, producing the protein MNGFFKVPSPVNEPVLNYAPGSKERKDLKDALAEARSKVIDVPMYIGGNEVRSGKTMEMRPPHDHQHLLGQFHVSDASHVTDAINAALAAKPKWEALTWEQRAAIFLKAADLIAGPYRAKLNAATMLGQSKNAYQAEIDSACEFIDFLRFNVNFMSQIYHEQPQSGKGMWNRIEYRPLEGFIYALTPFNFTAIAGNLPTSAAMMGNVIVWKPSNTQVYSANVLMEVFKLAGVPDGVINLIYPSGPVAAEVVFNHADFAGIHFTGSTGVFQDIWKTIGNNIHKYKTYPRIVGETGGKDYIVAHKSADIDSVVTAIVRGAFEYQGQKCSAASRAYIASNIWPAVKEKVLKEMATIKVGPVEDFRNFVNAVIDEKSFDKLAKYIDEAKKDASCEIITGGTYNKTKGWFIDPTIIVTTNPKYTTMCEELFGPVLTLYVYDADKFEETLDIVDTTSEYALTGAILAQDRYAIDLATWKLRNSAGNFYINDKPTGAVVGQQPFGGARASGTNDKAGAMINLMRWVSQRTIKETFVSPTRYEYDFMKEA; encoded by the coding sequence ATGAACGGATTTTTTAAAGTTCCTAGTCCAGTTAACGAACCAGTATTAAATTATGCTCCCGGTAGCAAAGAGCGTAAAGATTTAAAAGATGCTTTAGCTGAAGCTCGCTCAAAGGTTATAGATGTGCCGATGTATATTGGTGGCAATGAAGTACGCAGTGGTAAAACCATGGAAATGCGTCCGCCACACGATCATCAGCATTTATTAGGCCAGTTTCATGTAAGTGATGCAAGCCATGTAACCGATGCTATTAATGCAGCTTTAGCAGCTAAACCTAAATGGGAAGCTTTAACTTGGGAGCAACGTGCAGCCATATTTTTAAAAGCAGCCGATTTAATAGCAGGCCCTTACCGTGCTAAATTAAATGCAGCTACTATGTTAGGCCAAAGTAAAAATGCTTATCAGGCAGAAATTGATTCAGCTTGTGAGTTTATTGACTTTTTACGTTTTAACGTAAACTTTATGAGTCAGATTTACCATGAGCAACCACAATCGGGTAAAGGCATGTGGAACAGAATTGAATACCGTCCGCTAGAAGGATTTATATATGCTTTAACTCCATTTAATTTTACAGCTATTGCAGGTAATTTACCTACCAGTGCTGCTATGATGGGTAACGTAATAGTTTGGAAACCGAGTAATACGCAAGTGTATTCGGCCAATGTATTAATGGAAGTATTTAAACTAGCAGGTGTACCTGATGGCGTTATTAATTTAATTTATCCAAGTGGTCCGGTAGCTGCGGAAGTGGTATTTAACCATGCTGATTTTGCAGGTATTCACTTTACAGGAAGTACAGGTGTGTTTCAGGATATTTGGAAAACCATAGGTAACAATATTCATAAATACAAAACATACCCGAGAATAGTAGGAGAGACGGGTGGTAAAGATTATATCGTAGCCCATAAATCAGCCGATATTGATTCAGTGGTAACAGCTATTGTTCGTGGTGCTTTTGAATACCAAGGACAAAAATGTTCAGCAGCCAGCCGTGCATACATTGCAAGCAATATTTGGCCAGCAGTAAAAGAAAAAGTGCTGAAAGAAATGGCTACCATTAAAGTAGGCCCGGTTGAAGATTTTAGAAATTTTGTGAATGCGGTTATCGATGAAAAATCGTTTGATAAATTGGCTAAATACATTGATGAAGCTAAAAAGGACGCAAGCTGCGAAATTATAACCGGTGGAACTTATAATAAAACCAAAGGGTGGTTTATTGACCCGACTATTATTGTAACTACCAATCCAAAATATACTACCATGTGTGAGGAGTTATTTGGCCCTGTTTTAACATTATATGTATATGATGCTGATAAATTTGAAGAGACTTTGGATATAGTAGATACTACAAGTGAGTATGCTTTAACCGGGGCTATTTTGGCTCAAGACAGATACGCCATTGATTTAGCTACATGGAAACTACGTAACTCAGCAGGTAATTTTTATATTAACGATAAACCTACAGGCGCAGTAGTTGGTCAACAACCATTTGGTGGTGCACGTGCAAGCGGTACCAACGATAAGGCAGGAGCTATGATTAACTTAATGCGTTGGGTAAGTCAACGTACCATCAAAGAAACATTTGTATCGCCAACAAGATATGAGTATGACTTTATGAAAGAAGCTTAG